A region of Jonquetella anthropi DSM 22815 DNA encodes the following proteins:
- a CDS encoding DUF5693 family protein: protein MNTNVKDLLKRFGWFGVICCAALILSVPSLWRRVSWERSVRSAAIVVDGSHLDGLAGTPDRFQKVVDLLSAGASGIMASEATGEALAQGAVEGVSLLSLMSAPEPVAAAWAHNSGTVIRLKAPCDVTESLNYLKRRFPSGLGVVAGQESYFVLPFQPSAVQTLGVLPDLSMLNWLNNQGVPVIYRPAQGGESSSSLVESTSFLLGLYKNIRVLAPAGDVAAGYPSVNWGKIVRQYGILVAQIEFSTQVGETLGVNSAWPNVVSLHSVTDEEVLTRGIDRQTMLERMVRAAVERSVRLLVLRPDPLKGLNQSVDDYAADIRRLGQMLTRAGIGRGWPEGFPLFGKMIWSALGLGLLSVALVLRHGMRWVDVQWVPTPLNLAKTAAAGVLLGAVFYFVPITARLAGGLVTGLLAAEASLTAMELWRAPLRGVLVALAMVLVGGLVVASFFSTSAYTSRLVTFSGVKLTLLLPLALVLLLDLQSREHPESLQEVLNRPPLWGEILLGVVVLAAMAVVVVRSDNTTFVPGFERTARQWLESVLVARPRSKELLVGYPALVFWYFLKRNGLWGHYREILRLAVTLAFSSAVNSFCHFHTPLFMTVLRDLNGWWLGLLLGAVLLAAAFWGVTWGRRLLERGRGA, encoded by the coding sequence GTGAATACTAACGTCAAAGATTTGTTGAAAAGATTTGGCTGGTTCGGCGTAATCTGTTGTGCGGCCTTAATTCTTTCCGTTCCGTCGCTGTGGCGGCGCGTCTCTTGGGAGCGAAGCGTCAGATCTGCAGCTATTGTCGTTGACGGCTCTCATCTGGATGGGTTGGCCGGGACGCCCGATCGGTTTCAAAAGGTCGTCGATCTGCTGAGCGCCGGCGCTTCCGGGATTATGGCCTCAGAGGCCACAGGGGAGGCGCTGGCTCAGGGTGCGGTGGAAGGCGTTTCTTTGCTTTCGCTGATGTCCGCGCCGGAGCCCGTCGCGGCCGCTTGGGCGCACAACTCCGGAACGGTCATCAGGCTGAAGGCCCCGTGCGACGTGACCGAAAGCCTGAACTACCTGAAACGCCGTTTTCCCTCCGGGCTGGGAGTCGTGGCGGGGCAGGAAAGCTATTTTGTCCTGCCGTTTCAGCCGAGCGCCGTTCAGACCCTTGGCGTGCTTCCTGACCTATCCATGCTGAACTGGCTGAACAATCAAGGCGTGCCGGTCATCTATCGCCCGGCTCAAGGCGGCGAGAGCAGTTCGTCGCTCGTCGAAAGCACGTCGTTTCTCTTAGGCTTATACAAGAACATTAGAGTTCTCGCCCCAGCCGGCGACGTCGCCGCCGGTTACCCCAGCGTAAACTGGGGAAAGATTGTCCGCCAGTATGGGATCCTCGTCGCCCAAATTGAATTTTCAACCCAAGTAGGCGAGACCCTTGGGGTAAACTCAGCGTGGCCGAACGTGGTGAGTTTGCACAGCGTCACCGACGAAGAGGTCCTTACCAGAGGAATAGACCGGCAGACCATGCTCGAACGCATGGTCCGCGCTGCCGTCGAGCGGTCCGTTCGCCTGTTGGTTCTGCGCCCCGACCCGCTGAAAGGGCTGAATCAGTCAGTTGACGACTATGCGGCAGACATCAGGCGCCTTGGACAGATGCTGACGAGGGCCGGCATCGGCAGGGGATGGCCTGAGGGGTTCCCGCTCTTTGGAAAGATGATCTGGTCGGCGCTCGGTCTGGGGCTCCTGTCGGTTGCCCTTGTCCTGCGTCACGGCATGCGGTGGGTGGACGTCCAGTGGGTTCCAACCCCTTTGAACCTAGCCAAAACGGCTGCGGCCGGGGTTCTTTTGGGCGCAGTCTTTTACTTTGTCCCGATAACGGCCCGGCTGGCCGGAGGTCTCGTCACAGGACTTTTAGCCGCCGAGGCGAGCCTGACGGCGATGGAGTTGTGGCGCGCTCCCCTGAGGGGCGTGCTGGTGGCGCTTGCCATGGTCCTAGTCGGCGGGCTCGTTGTGGCGAGCTTTTTTTCCACGTCGGCCTACACCTCCCGGCTGGTGACGTTTTCCGGCGTAAAGCTCACCTTGCTGCTCCCGCTGGCTCTCGTTCTCCTGCTTGACCTGCAGAGCAGAGAGCACCCCGAGTCGCTGCAGGAAGTCCTGAACCGTCCGCCGCTGTGGGGTGAGATCCTTTTGGGCGTGGTGGTCTTGGCCGCCATGGCGGTCGTCGTCGTCAGGAGCGACAACACGACGTTCGTCCCCGGCTTTGAGCGGACAGCTCGTCAGTGGCTTGAGTCGGTTTTAGTGGCCCGTCCTCGGAGCAAAGAGCTCCTTGTCGGGTATCCGGCGCTGGTGTTCTGGTACTTCCTCAAGCGGAACGGCCTGTGGGGGCACTATCGGGAGATCCTTCGGCTGGCCGTCACGCTTGCCTTTTCGTCGGCGGTCAACAGCTTCTGTCACTTCCACACGCCGCTGTTCATGACAGTCCTTCGGGACCTCAACGGCTGGTGGCTTGGGCTCCTGTTGGGAGCGGTCTTGCTGGCCGCTGCTTTCTGGGGCGTGACATGGGGACGCCGGCTACTTGAACGGGGGCGTGGGGCGTGA
- a CDS encoding polysaccharide pyruvyl transferase family protein has translation MKKSEAVLAGYFGFDNLGDELLLLGTVSLFEQAGVSRSELIAASASPQKTAETYGLRTVDRWKVLSLFKALRGARRLVFAGGGIFQDRTSLRSVFYYAGLVALARLAGCRVWAIGQSVGPLEGGLARSLTRWALKRCSLLTVRDSESVEVCHQLGLACRLVPDLSLALTGLVSDEPSGGAMLLNVRPGHDDLAASAAAAAGQAAQQAGLPLIGVAMAPEDKRALEQACLVADVQLAEVVRPSVDDPTGIFARAKAAFGMRLHFGALALLTGRDYQAVSYDPKVAGFVRQWGGAVWSGGPAKCVPWKNRPALAGAAETLRRVLQEALTKEAGR, from the coding sequence GTGAAGAAGTCGGAAGCCGTGCTGGCGGGGTACTTTGGCTTCGACAACTTAGGCGATGAGCTGCTGCTACTTGGGACCGTCAGCCTGTTTGAACAGGCGGGCGTGAGTCGAAGCGAGCTGATTGCGGCGTCCGCGTCCCCTCAGAAAACGGCGGAAACGTACGGGCTTCGAACGGTTGATCGCTGGAAGGTCCTGTCGCTGTTCAAGGCCCTGCGCGGAGCGCGGCGTCTCGTTTTTGCCGGCGGCGGCATTTTTCAGGATCGGACGAGTCTCCGGTCGGTTTTCTACTACGCTGGACTTGTGGCGCTGGCCCGGCTGGCCGGCTGCCGCGTTTGGGCGATCGGTCAGTCGGTCGGCCCTCTGGAAGGCGGGCTGGCCCGTTCCCTGACCCGCTGGGCGCTTAAACGGTGCAGTCTGCTGACGGTGCGGGACAGCGAGTCAGTGGAAGTCTGTCACCAGCTCGGCTTGGCCTGCCGTCTTGTCCCTGACCTTTCCTTGGCTCTGACTGGACTCGTCTCGGACGAACCCAGCGGCGGCGCGATGCTTTTAAACGTCCGTCCCGGCCACGACGATCTGGCGGCAAGTGCCGCCGCGGCGGCCGGTCAGGCAGCTCAGCAAGCGGGACTTCCCCTAATTGGCGTGGCAATGGCGCCTGAAGACAAGCGGGCCTTGGAGCAGGCCTGTCTGGTCGCCGACGTCCAATTAGCTGAAGTAGTTCGGCCGTCGGTTGACGACCCAACGGGGATTTTCGCCCGCGCGAAGGCGGCCTTCGGCATGAGGCTTCACTTTGGCGCTCTGGCGCTGCTGACCGGTCGGGACTATCAGGCCGTTTCGTACGACCCGAAAGTCGCCGGCTTTGTCCGCCAGTGGGGCGGGGCCGTCTGGTCCGGCGGTCCCGCCAAGTGCGTTCCGTGGAAGAATCGGCCTGCTTTGGCCGGCGCGGCGGAGACGCTGCGACGGGTCCTTCAGGAGGCGCTGACAAAGGAAGCTGGACGATGA